CGCCGTCCGCGACATGGCGGAGGTGCGCCGGGGCGTCGCCGTGACGGCGGCGGCGCCGGGGGTCGTCATCGGCGTGCGCGACAGCATGCAGGATGTCGATTTCAGGAGCCTGCCCCAAGGCCGCCTGGACAACAAGGAATGCGGCAACGGCGTCAGAATCAAGCATGACAACGAACTGATAACCCAGTACTGCCACCTGCGCCGGAACAGCGTCATCGTCAGGGAGGGGGAACGGGTGGGGCGCGGCAAACCGCTCGGCATGGTCGGCCTCTCGGGCATGACCATGTTCCCCCATCTTCATTTTCAGGTGGAGAAAGCTAAAAAAATCCTTGATCCCTTCTCCGGCGCCGATGAGATGATCCGTTGCGGACCCGGCGAACAGCCGCTTTGGGACGACGCGGCGCTGGCGGCCCTTCCTTACCGCCCCACGGCTATCTATAACTCAGGCTTTGCCCCCCTGGTTCCGAAAGATGAAGATGCCCGCGAGGGACTTTATCGGGAGGCGAAGTTCCCTATGGATACGCTTCACATCGCCTTGTGGGCCGATATTTTCAATGTGCAGGACGGAGACGAGGCGACTCTCGCCATCACCGGCCCCAAGGGCGAGAAGGTTATGGAAAAAACCAACAAGATCAAGAAAACCCAGGCGCGGCGCTATTTCTTCATCGCCAAGCGCCGCGACGGATCAATCTGGACGCCGGGAATCTACCGGGGAGAGGCGAAGCTGGTTCGCAAAAACGGCGACCCCAAGGAGTATTCCGTCAGGCAGGAGATAACTGTGCGCTGATGCCAAGCTCTGCGAACAATTCTCGATCCTCGTCAAGATCACGGTTGTCGGCGGTCAGCAGCTTGTCGCCGTAAAAGATGGAATTGGCGCCGGCGAAGAAGCACAAGGCCTGGGTCTCCGCCGTCATCCCCTTGCGTCCCGCCGACAGGCGCACATAGGAGCGGGGCATGAGAATGCGGGCCGCCGCCACCATACGCACCATCTCCAGCGGACTCAGCGGCGGAACGCCCGCAAGCGGCGTCCCCGGCATCGCCACCAGCATGTTGATGGGGACGCTGTCGGGGTGAGGGTTCATGTTGGCCAGGGTCTCCAGCATCCCGGCCCTGTCGTCGCGGCTCTCGCCCATGCCGATGATGCCGCCGGTGCACACCTTGATCCCCGCCTTGCGCACCGATCCCAGCGTCGCCAGCCGGTCATGGTAATCATGGGTGGTGACCACCTTGCCGTAGTACTCCGGCGAGGTGTCGATATTGTGGTTGTAGTAGTCCAGACCGATTTCCTTTAACGCCGTCGCCTGGGCGTCGGTCACCATGCCCAGCGTCATGCAGGTTTCCATGCCCAGCGCCTTCACTGCCCGGATCATCTCGACGGCGGCGGCGAGATCACGGTCCTTGAGTCCGCGCCAGGCGGCGCCCATGCAAAAGCGGGTGGCGCCCGCCGCCTGGGCCTTTTTCGCCGCCGCGACCACTTCGCCGACGGGCGCCATCGAAGTGACCTCGGAGCCGGTGTCAAAATGGGCGCTTTGCGTGCAGTAGGCGCAATCTTCGGCGCAGCCGCCGGTCTTGATGGATATCAATGAGCTTAGTTGCACCGTGTTGGGGTCGAAGTTCTCACGATGCGTCTGATGGGCTTGCCAGAGAAGATCGTTGAACGGCAGTTGAAAGAGGGAAAGTATCTCCGCCCGCGTCATTTGATCACCTCAACGACGGCGGCGGCTATGGCGTCATAGGCTCTGTGAAGCTGATCTTCGCTGACGCAGTACGGAGGCAGCAGATAAATCACGTTGCCCAGCGGGCGAATCAACAATCCCCGGTCCATGAAAAATTCCCTGAGTATCGGCCCCACTTCCGCCGCATAGCCGGCGTCTCGGCATTCTACATCAACGGCGGCGATTGTTCCCATAACGCGGTGACGAGCCAGCCTGGGACTTTCCGGTAATGAAAACAGGCGCCGATGGTGAACGGCCTCGATCATCTTTATGCGCTCTTTGGTTTCGTCTTTCTCCAGCAGATCAAGGGACGCCAGCGCCGCCGCGCAACCCGACGGGTTGGCGGTAAACGAATGGCCATGAGCGAAGGCCTTGCTCAAGGCATCCCCCACAAAGGCGTCATAAACGGCGTCGGCGGCGACAGTTACCGACATCGGCAGAAAACCTCCGGTCAATCCCTTGGACAGGCAGATGATGTCCGGCGTCACCTCGGCCTTAAGGCAGGCGAACATGTCGCCGGTGCGTCCGAATCCGGTCATCACCTCGTCCAGGATGAGTAATATTCCGGCGTCTTTGATCCGCCCGGCGACGGCGCGTAAAAACTCCGGCCGGCACATGCGCATGCCGCCGGCGCCCTGCACCAGCGGCTCGACGATAAGGGCGGCGGTCTCGCCGCTCATTTCGTCGAGACAGGCATCCAGCACATGCAGGCTCAGGGCTTCCTTTTCTTCCACGTTCAGGTCGCCCTCCCAGGTGGCCGGAAAGGGAAGGGCGGTCACCTTGAACATCAAATCCTGCCAGTGGTCGAACAGCCCCGACTTGCTTCCCGCCGACATCGCTCCCACCGTATCGCCATGGTAGCCGCCCTCGAAGGAGAGATAGCGCCGCCGTTCGGGATTTCCTGTATTGCGCCAATACTGATGGGCCAGCTTGAGCGCCACCTCCACCGCCGTCGAGCCGTCGTCGGAGAAGAATACGCGGTTGAGGTCGCCGGGCAGCAACGTCGCCAGTCGCTTCGCCAGACGAACGGCGGGAGCATGGGTAAAGCCGGCGAAGATAACCTGTTCCAGCCGCGCCGCCTGATCGGCCACGGCCTCGGCGATGGCCGGATGGGCGTGGCCGTGCAGGGTGACCCACCACGACGAGATCATATCCAGGAACTCGCGCCCGTCCTCGGCGTACAGCACCGCGCCCCTGGCCTCGCGCACCACCACCGGATCGGGCGATGTCCCGGCTTGGGTAAACGGGTGCCAGACGTGGCGACGGTCCAGGCCCGACAGTTCCCCGGCGCGGCTCATCCCGGTATTCCTGACAAACTCTCCGCCGCCCGCTTTACCGCCGCGCCGTCGAGAGGGACCAGCTCCGGCATCTCGAAGATAACCCGGACCCGGCCATAATGCCGAATGGCCTCGACATTGCCCGGATTCGATGGTCCGTTGACGATGACCCCGATAACGGAAACGGCGCGGGCGTTCAACGCTTCCAGACTCAACAGGGTATGGTTGATGGCGCCGAGACCGCTGCGCGTCACCAGCGCCACCGGCAGGCCGAGGCGGATGATCAAATCAATCATGGTATGCGTATCATTTAATGGAACCAGCAACCCTCCGGCGCCTTCCACCACCAGCGGGCGGCTGGTCCGGGGCAGTTGAAAGCGCTCCATGTCGATGGCGACGCCCTCCAGCAGCGCCGCCTGATGAGGGGACAGGGGGTTTGTGAATTCATAGGCGGGAGGATGCAGACGATCACCGGACAGGCCCGTCAACCGGGCCACCGTCGCCGTATCCGCGTCGTCGCCAAGTCCTGATTGCACAGGCTTCCAGTAGTCGCCGTCCATCGCCTTGACCAGACAGGCGGCGACGACGGTCTTGCCGACACTGGTATCAGTGCCGGCGACGAACAGACCGCCGGTCATCGCCTGCCCTCGGTATAGATGCCGTAAGCCACCCTGTAGGTGATAGCGGTGGCGGCGTTGCCGTCCAACTGACGCAGTACGCGGCGAAAAGTCCCGGCGGACAGGGGCCGCTTGCCCGGCGCCGGGGTGTGAGCGCCGATGGCCTTGAGGGCGGCGACGAAGGCGTGCGCCGATTCATAGGTCTGAACGATTTCCTCTTCCTCCACCGCTACGCCCTTGAGAATCGAGGTAAAGACGCCGATATCAGGATAGGCGGGCGTGGCCGGAGACAGCCCCAGCGCCAGATGAGCCAGCCGCCATTCCTCCAGCGTCCCCGCCGTCAGGGTGGAAAAAGCGAGGCGCCCGCCCGGCCCCAGCAATCCCGCCATCTTGCGAATGCCGGATTCCAGGTCGCCAAACCACTGGAAAACGAGGTTGGCGCAAACCAGATCGAACCCGCCCGCCAGCGCCGGCCGCTCGGCGTCCATGGCGAGGAAAAGAATGTCTTCCGGCGCCCCCAATTCACGGCGACAATTAGCCACCATCGGCGGGGCGATGTCGCTGACCACCCATCGACCGTCCGCTACGTCCTGACGCAGAGCCTTGGTAAGAAACCCGGTTCCGCAGCCGACTTCCAGCACCCTCGGCCTCGGGGGCAAGCCGGTGATGCGCCCGGCGAGCCGCCCGGCGACAAGACGCTGAAGCCCGGCGGCGCCGGCGTATCCGTCAGACACCGCGCCGAATGAGCCGGCGATACGCGCCTTGTGCTCGGAATTCATAGCCGTTCCAGGCATTCCCTGATCCTTTCGGCGCACCGGTCAGGCGCGGTGCGCGGCAGCAAGTGGCCGCCGTCATGCCAGCGCAGGACGACATTGGCAAGGCCTTTGAAGGCGGCTTCGCTCATCGCCGGCGGCACGATGGGGTCAAAGCGTCCGGCCAGCGCCAGCACGGGCGTCCTCTCGCTTTCCAGCGCCGCCCGCCGGTCCCAGTCTCTCAGCCACTCAAGTCCCCGGCGCAGCCGTTCCTTGTCCAAGCCGTCAGGCGGTTTGTCGCCGCCGCAACGAGTCATGAAATCGGCAACGGTTTTTTCCGGCGAGCGCTCCAGTCCGGCGCTCATCCTTTCAAGCGTCTTCGGCTCCACCGCCGGTGTGAAACCGTCGCCTTCGGTAAAACGGGGAAAGCCGTTGATCGACACCATTGCCCGCCAGGGAAACGGTTTTTCGTGTAATAACCAGAGGAATCCCAGCGAGTGGCCGACGGCGACCAGCGGACCCGGCGGGATTTCACCGGACCATGCCTTGCCGCCGCAAAAACCGAGTTCAATGGTTACCGAGGGAAATTCCGGCAAGGCCGCCCGCAGGGGGTCCCAGAAACCCGCATCGAATCCCCAGCCGTGGACCAGCGCCAGCGTCGGAGTCTTGATAGTCATCGGCGCAACCCGGCGAGGCGGGGAAGGATGCCGATCAGCAAGTCCATGTCCTCGTCGGTATGATCGGCGGTGACGGCAAAGCGGATGCGACTGCTTCCCCTGGGGACGGTAGGCGGACGAATGGCGATGCCGAGTACACCCTCGTCTTCCAGGATGCGGGAGGCCTCCACAGCCGCCGCCTCGCCGCCGATTACGGCGGGGACGATCTGGGTGGTCGAGCCGGCGCCGGCGATTCCGGCCATAGCCAGCGCCCGGCGCAGTTTATCGGCGTTGGCGTGCAGGCGTCGACGTTCGGCGTTCATGCCGGGGGCGATATCCAGCGCCGCGTCCATGGCCCCGAGAACGCCGGGAGGCAACGCCGTCGAGTAAATGAACCCCGAACAACGGTTGATCAGGTAGTCCTTCATCGGCTTGGAACAGGTGGCATAGGCGCCGAAACAACCGAGCGCCTTGCTGAAAGTGCCGATTGCCAGATCGGCGCCGTCGGCAAGCCCCATGCCGTTCGGGCCGAGCACCCCGGTGGCGTGGGCATCGTCAACGTAGAGGAAGGCGTTGAAGCGTTCGGCAAGACCGGCCAGCGCCTCAAGGTCGGCAACGTCGCCATCCATGCTGAATACGGATTCGGTGAGAATAAACCGTTGTCCCGGCTTTCCTTCGTTCTTGGCGAGAAGGGATTCCAGATGACCGAGATCGTTATGGCGGTATCTGATTTGGCGCGTTCCGGCGCTTTGACAGCCGTGGTGGATGCTGGCGTGCGCCAGCCGATCACTGAATACCAGGGCTTTTGCCCCCGGCAGATCGCCGTCCAGCAGCGCCGGCAGTATAGAACTGTTGGCCTGATAGCCGGAGTTAAAGATAAGGGCGGCCTCGGCGCCCTTGAGACGCGCCAGCTTGTCTTCCACCGCCTGATGTATTTCATAGGTTCCGGTGACCAGCCGCGAAGCTCCGGCGCCGGCGCCCCATTTTCGCGTCCACTCGTCGGCGCGTTCTATCAGCGCCGGGTGTTGGGCCAGGCCCAGGTAGTTGTTGGATGAAAAATTGACCAGGCGCCGCCCGTCCCGCCACAACGCCGCCGCGCCGTCGGGGCGACCGGCCTTGAGCGTACGGAAGCCGTCGCGCCGCCGCAATTCCTTCAGGAAAGGTTTTAATCGATCATCCAGCCGAGCCATTTCGCCCATCCTTCTTTATCAACAAATATGATGGTAATATCATCGGCCTTAATCATTTGCTCCCGTGTTTTCCCCTCCTTACCAAGGAGGGGGCAGGGGGAGGTTGCCGCCGATATCCCCTAACGCCCGGCGCGTTGACCGGAATAAGCGCTATTTTATGAAACACAGAGGCTCAGAGACACAGAGGAGAATAGAAAAAAAGAAAAAGTAGGAGAAAAAACTTCGCTTAATCTTCTCTGCGCCTCTGTGCCTCTGCGCCTCTGTGTTCAAAGCACACAGGCTGACAACTCCCCCTTCTAAAGGGGGAGGATTTTTCAGAGTCGTTCGTTAAGGCCATTTAGTATAATACGACTCGCGATGATTCAGAAGCGGCGCGAGACCAGCTTCGGCGTCGAGCGCAATATGCGCACGGCGCGTTTCGCGCCGACTTTTCGATCCGGTCGAAGCGGCTTCAGGGGTGCGGCTTCGTCCTCAACCTTGTTCCTCATCAAAAAATCTTCCGGCCTGAACAGGTCCGAGCGGGAGGCCTTGGAGCGTAATCTCGCCTCGATCATGCGCAGGGTGCGCGCCACCATCGGATGGCGATCCGGGCTTTTGAGGCAATTGAGCAGATGCGCCCTGGCGATGGCTTTTATGGAAAGGTCGATGTCGGGAGAACGCAGGCTGCGCTCGCACCATCTGAGATACGCCGATATGGTCCACGGATGGGAAGGCAAGGGCTTAAGTCCCCGCGTCCGGCACCAACGGACATACTCTCTCCACATCTTGTCATGAACCCGTTTCCTCATTGATCATTCCGCTTCCTTGCGGATGAGCAGGCGGTAAACCGATACGTCTCCCAATGAAATATTTTCGGCCTCCAGCCGGAGCACGGTATGTCCGCTGTCACGCACTGACCGGGGTACGTTTTCCAGGGGTTCGGCCCCTTTAAGACGCACTTCGACTACTTGGCCGGGGGTCATTCTTTCGATCAATAGTTTGGTCTTGACGAACGTTAGTGGACAAATTTCAGAAGTTATGTCGAGAAACCAATCAATATCGACTTTCATATTGTCCATTGTTGAGTTTTTCATGAGAAGTTCTTGCGTATTCTGGAAATGTAAATTATATGTAAGTCACTTTAATGGGAGTTGGGAAGTTTTTTAAATGTCAGAAAAATCAAGCGCAAATGAATTATTGGAGTTAACGACGGAGATCGTCGCTTCTTATGTAAGCAATAATTCCGTGGCGGTCGGTGAAATCCCTCAGTTAATTCACGACGTTTACAGGTCTCTGGGGTCGGTGGGAGGCGCCGTGGTCGCGCCTGATCGGCCCAAGCCCGCCGTTCCGATAAAGAAATCCGTATTTCCTGATTATGTTATTTGTCTTGAAGACGGCAAGAAGTTGAAGATGCTTAAGCGGCATCTCAAAACCGCCTATAACATGCTGCCTTCCGAGTACAGGGAACGTTGGGGGCTGGCTTCGGACTATCCGATGGTGGCGCCGAACTACGCCAGGCATCGCAGCGCCCTGGCCAAGAAGATCGGACTCGGCACCAAGCCCCGCATGGCCCGTCGCAAGGCCGGTTGATCACTTGTTTGCGCCGATCATATAGGCGAATTCCCCTGCCGACACCGGCTTGCTGTACAGATAGCCTTGGCCGATATCGCAGCCGAGGGCGTGAAGGAATACCTCCTGGCCCTTGGTTTCCACGCCTTCGGCGATGATGTTGAGCCTCAGGTTCTTGGCCATGCTGACGATGGCCTTGGCGATGGCCACCGCGTCCCGATCATCGGGCAGGCCGGCAACAAAAGAACGGTCGATCTTAAGGGCATAGATGGGAAAGCGGGTAAGATAGCTCAGCGAGGAATATCCGGTTCCGAAGTCGTCAATGGAAAGGCGCAGGCCCATGTCTTTCAACGCGCTGAAAACACGGATGGTTTCATCGGCGCCTTCCATTAACATGCTTTCCGTCATTTCCAGTTCCAGGTTATCGGTGCTCATCCCCGTTTCAGCCAGGATTTCTGAAATCCGGTCGGTCAGGTTATTTTGCCTGAATTGATGCGCGGAAATATTCACCGCCACATTAACGGCCGGCAACCCTTCGTTGATCCATGACGCGACTTGGGCGCAGGCTTCGCGCAACACCCATTCTCCGATGGAAATGATCAGTCCGATTTCTTCGGCCACCGGAATGAATTCCGTCGGCGAGATCAGGCCCAGGTCTCTGCTGTGCCAGCGCAGAAGCGCCTCGGCGCCGACGACGGCGCCGGTTTCCAGATCGACCTTGGCCTGATAAAGAAGTTTGAACTCATCGCGCTCCAGGGCGCGCCTAAGCCCGCTTTCGATTTCCACGCGGCGCAAAACCTTGGCGCTTAGTTCTTCCGTGTAGAACTGGAGGGTATTGCGGCCGATCCTTTTGGCGTGGTGGATGGTCGTGTCCATATGCTTCAACAGGTCGGAGATATTGTCGGCGTCGTCGGGATAAAAAACTATGCCGATGCCGGCCGAGGCGCAGATTTCCTTGCCCTCCAGGGAGAACGGCGCGGACAGTCTATCCAGTATCCGGCGGGCGATTACCTCGGCTTCGTCCTTATTGGTGTTATCCAGGATAATGGTGAATTCGTCACCGCCGAAGTGGGCGACCATATCGCCATCCTTTACGCATTCAGCGATTCTTTCCCCGGCCGCCTTCAGGACTAAATCTCCCATGAAATGGCCGAAAGCGTCGTTAATGTTCTTGAAATTATCGATATCGACGAACATGACGGTGGTCAGATGACTATTAACGGCGGCGGCAGCGATGGCGCTCTCCAGACGCTCGCGGAACAGGGTGCGATTGGGCAAGCCGGTCAGGGGATCGCGGGTGGCCATATGGCGCAGGCGTTCCTCGTTCTGTTTGCGCTCGGTGATATCCCTGACGACGCCGATGAAACGACGCACTACGCCATGATGTTCGGAAATGGAAATTTCGATAGGGATCAGCTTGCCCGTTTTGCTTATGCCCGTGACATCGCGTCCCTTGCCGATAACCTTGGCGACATGCGTGCGAAGATAATCGGCAAGATAGCCGTCATGCCGGGAGGCGTGGGGTTCGGGCATCAGCAGGTTGATATTGCTGCCGATAATTTCTTCCGACGAATAGCCGAAGATTCTTTCCGCCGCCGGGTTAAATGTTTCGATGACGCCGGCCTCATCAATGGTGATGATGCCGTCGGCCACCGTTTCCAGGATATTGCGCAGCCGTTTTTCGCGGGCGGCCAACTTTCTGGTCGAGCGGTTGCGCTCGGTGACATCGCGGGCGATCAGCATCTCGGCGTCGTCCTCGCCTTCTTCATGATAAGACAGGGCGGCTATTTCCACCTCGATCTCGCGACCGGAGGAGGACACCAGTTTTATTGACACCCGTTGCCGTTCGCCCACCAGACTGTCGAGGCCGCCGTCGAAGATGTCGCGGTAATCAGGATGCACAAAGTCAACGAAAGCGCGCCCGACAAGCATGTCCGCCGGCCAGACGCCGACCATGGCGGCGCCCGCCTGGTTCATCATAACGATCACGCCTTTACGGCATATGCAGATAAGGTCGGGAGCCAGTTCGATAATATGGCGGTAGTCTTTTCCCGCCTTACTGACGATCTCGAATCGCTTGCGATCCAGCATATCATTAAGATTGGCGAGCATGCCTTGGCCCGATTTGCAAATATGTTCGGCGTATTCCTTATACTTGGGGTTGGACATCGGCCCCAGCATCTCGCCGCGCATCATGTCGGAAAAGCCGATGATGGTGTTGAGCGGGGTGCGCATTTCATAGCTGATCGCCGCCAGGATATCCACGTCGTCGTCATCGGCGTCCTTCGCCATTTCCTTGGTCTCCATGGCGCATTCCCTCTTGTCTTGGCGTCCAGAGTTGCATAGCTTCCGGGCGGCGACAAGAGGCCCCGTAAACAAAAAATAATTGGGTATGTTCTGATATGCGATTTAAGATAATTGTGCCGAATTTGGTTATATTTTTTATAACAGGCCTTTTTATATCGTTATTTTTACTTAACCTGTTCAACTATGAATTTTATACGGATTCTTTATTTGATATTTTTATTTGCCTTGTCGTTCCCGTTCTTCTGGCGGCGTTGTCGCTTTTCGCCTTCCGGCTTTCAGAAGACGGGCGTCTGGCGCTGGCTAACGCCTTCTTTGCCTTTGTAGTCGCCGTTTACGGCGCGGAATTATTCCTGACCGTCACTCTGAAAAAATCCGAGACCATCAAAGGAAGTAAATTAGGGATCATTCATGACCTGCGCGGCGAAGGAATCGACGCCTATCCGGCGATGCGGGCATTATCGCTGCTGGCGGAAGATAAAAACGGCGAGGTTGTTTCCGACCTGAAAGACGGCGATGCCCAGCTTTTGCCCCTCGGCGGCCTTCCCGACAAGACCACAGTCGCCTGCAACGAGAGCGGCCAATGGATGATTTACAAAAGCGACAAGTACGGTTTCAACAACCCACCGGAAGCCTGGGATGACCGGCCTTTGAAGATCGGCATGGTCGGCGATTCCTTCACCCACGGCAATTGCGTTAAACAGTACAAGAACATGGCCGCCGTCCTGAGCGAAAAGTTCGGTCGCGTCGTCAACACGGGAATCAGCGGCAACGGGCCGCTGCTGGAGCTGGCGGCGCTTAGGGAATATCTGGCGCCGCTGACTCCAGAAACCGTT
This is a stretch of genomic DNA from Rhodospirillales bacterium RIFCSPLOWO2_02_FULL_58_16. It encodes these proteins:
- a CDS encoding MucR family transcriptional regulator; this translates as MSEKSSANELLELTTEIVASYVSNNSVAVGEIPQLIHDVYRSLGSVGGAVVAPDRPKPAVPIKKSVFPDYVICLEDGKKLKMLKRHLKTAYNMLPSEYRERWGLASDYPMVAPNYARHRSALAKKIGLGTKPRMARRKAG
- a CDS encoding adenosylmethionine--8-amino-7-oxononanoate transaminase is translated as MSRAGELSGLDRRHVWHPFTQAGTSPDPVVVREARGAVLYAEDGREFLDMISSWWVTLHGHAHPAIAEAVADQAARLEQVIFAGFTHAPAVRLAKRLATLLPGDLNRVFFSDDGSTAVEVALKLAHQYWRNTGNPERRRYLSFEGGYHGDTVGAMSAGSKSGLFDHWQDLMFKVTALPFPATWEGDLNVEEKEALSLHVLDACLDEMSGETAALIVEPLVQGAGGMRMCRPEFLRAVAGRIKDAGILLILDEVMTGFGRTGDMFACLKAEVTPDIICLSKGLTGGFLPMSVTVAADAVYDAFVGDALSKAFAHGHSFTANPSGCAAALASLDLLEKDETKERIKMIEAVHHRRLFSLPESPRLARHRVMGTIAAVDVECRDAGYAAEVGPILREFFMDRGLLIRPLGNVIYLLPPYCVSEDQLHRAYDAIAAAVVEVIK
- a CDS encoding 8-amino-7-oxononanoate synthase, which gives rise to MARLDDRLKPFLKELRRRDGFRTLKAGRPDGAAALWRDGRRLVNFSSNNYLGLAQHPALIERADEWTRKWGAGAGASRLVTGTYEIHQAVEDKLARLKGAEAALIFNSGYQANSSILPALLDGDLPGAKALVFSDRLAHASIHHGCQSAGTRQIRYRHNDLGHLESLLAKNEGKPGQRFILTESVFSMDGDVADLEALAGLAERFNAFLYVDDAHATGVLGPNGMGLADGADLAIGTFSKALGCFGAYATCSKPMKDYLINRCSGFIYSTALPPGVLGAMDAALDIAPGMNAERRRLHANADKLRRALAMAGIAGAGSTTQIVPAVIGGEAAAVEASRILEDEGVLGIAIRPPTVPRGSSRIRFAVTADHTDEDMDLLIGILPRLAGLRR
- a CDS encoding dethiobiotin synthase — its product is MTGGLFVAGTDTSVGKTVVAACLVKAMDGDYWKPVQSGLGDDADTATVARLTGLSGDRLHPPAYEFTNPLSPHQAALLEGVAIDMERFQLPRTSRPLVVEGAGGLLVPLNDTHTMIDLIIRLGLPVALVTRSGLGAINHTLLSLEALNARAVSVIGVIVNGPSNPGNVEAIRHYGRVRVIFEMPELVPLDGAAVKRAAESLSGIPG
- a CDS encoding biotin synthase BioB, whose protein sequence is MTRAEILSLFQLPFNDLLWQAHQTHRENFDPNTVQLSSLISIKTGGCAEDCAYCTQSAHFDTGSEVTSMAPVGEVVAAAKKAQAAGATRFCMGAAWRGLKDRDLAAAVEMIRAVKALGMETCMTLGMVTDAQATALKEIGLDYYNHNIDTSPEYYGKVVTTHDYHDRLATLGSVRKAGIKVCTGGIIGMGESRDDRAGMLETLANMNPHPDSVPINMLVAMPGTPLAGVPPLSPLEMVRMVAAARILMPRSYVRLSAGRKGMTAETQALCFFAGANSIFYGDKLLTADNRDLDEDRELFAELGISAQLSPA